The Dyella caseinilytica genome has a window encoding:
- the dapA gene encoding 4-hydroxy-tetrahydrodipicolinate synthase, protein MNIHGSVCALVTPFGSDGALDMAAFGRLLDFQIAGGTQAVVVAGSTGEAHMLEHDEYDRLLAFAVEHIAGRIPVIAGTGDAGTAKTVALTKRARSLGADAALVVAPYYVRPTQEGLRRHFLEVADHGGLPVLLYNVPSRTGCDLLPETTAALRDLPAIIGIKEARGDAERIQQTAELVRPDFVYLSGDDGTAAEAMLAGAAGTISVAVNLVPRAFRALCDAARAGDRAAAARCHAALDPLVQALNCAPNPIAVKAGLPELGLGTAVPRLPLVELEQGPEREQLRKALATLASLADAA, encoded by the coding sequence CCCCGTTCGGATCGGATGGGGCGCTCGATATGGCGGCGTTCGGCCGCTTGCTCGACTTCCAGATCGCGGGCGGTACCCAGGCGGTGGTCGTCGCCGGTTCCACCGGCGAAGCTCACATGCTTGAACACGACGAATACGATCGCCTGTTGGCCTTTGCGGTCGAACATATCGCGGGTCGTATCCCGGTGATCGCCGGTACCGGTGACGCCGGTACGGCCAAAACGGTGGCGCTCACCAAACGCGCGCGTTCGCTGGGCGCGGATGCGGCTCTGGTCGTGGCGCCGTATTACGTGCGTCCCACCCAGGAAGGACTGCGCCGCCATTTCCTCGAAGTGGCCGATCACGGTGGCTTGCCGGTACTGCTTTACAACGTGCCTTCCCGCACCGGCTGCGACCTGTTGCCCGAGACAACGGCCGCGTTGCGCGATCTTCCGGCTATCATTGGGATTAAGGAAGCACGCGGGGATGCTGAGCGGATTCAGCAGACCGCGGAACTTGTACGCCCGGATTTCGTCTATCTGTCCGGTGACGATGGCACTGCGGCGGAGGCCATGCTGGCCGGCGCCGCCGGCACCATTTCGGTGGCGGTGAATCTCGTACCCAGGGCGTTTCGTGCGTTGTGTGATGCGGCAAGGGCGGGTGACCGCGCTGCCGCGGCACGCTGCCACGCCGCGCTCGATCCGCTGGTGCAGGCGCTGAACTGTGCGCCCAACCCGATCGCGGTCAAGGCTGGCCTGCCCGAGCTGGGGCTGGGAACGGCCGTGCCGCGGCTGCCGCTGGTGGAGCTGGAACAGGGGCCGGAGCGCGAACAGTTGCGCAAGGCCTTGGCGACTCTGGCATCCTTGGCGGATGCCGCCTGA
- the fdxA gene encoding ferredoxin FdxA, with translation MTFVVTDNCIKCKYTDCVEVCPVDAFHEGPNFLAIDPDECIDCTLCEPECPANAIFPEDDVPAGQEHFTALNKDLAKAWPVIVTRKEALPDAKEWDGKPDKFNLLER, from the coding sequence ATGACCTTCGTCGTCACCGACAACTGCATTAAATGCAAATACACCGATTGCGTCGAAGTCTGCCCTGTCGACGCATTTCACGAAGGCCCCAATTTCCTGGCGATCGATCCGGACGAGTGCATCGACTGCACCTTGTGCGAGCCGGAGTGCCCTGCGAACGCGATTTTCCCGGAAGACGACGTGCCCGCCGGCCAGGAACACTTCACCGCGCTGAACAAGGACCTGGCCAAGGCTTGGCCGGTCATCGTCACGCGCAAGGAAGCCCTGCCTGACGCCAAAGAATGGGACGGCAAACCGGACAAGTTCAACTTGCTTGAGCGCTGA
- the pcnB gene encoding polynucleotide adenylyltransferase PcnB: protein MNPKSRNHQALHVITREQHTISRKNISKAALRVLYRLNEAGYDAYLVGGAVRDLLLGGHPKDFDVATNATPDEVKKLFRNCRLIGRRFRLAHVVYGNEIIEVATFRGTSEEQSEGDRHIVDGRIVRDNVWGSIEEDALRRDFRVNAMYYDISDFSVRDYVGGMQDLHDRVLRLIGDPQTRYHEDPVRMLRAARLAAKLDFRIDSSASAPFAELGPLLSGVAPARLFDESLKMFLTGHGLKSFRMLEQCGLLKFMFPATARALKRGDKALRALIEHGLENTDARVAEGKSVTPAFLFAVLLWGEVRDLAHTWTTQGKDDNDAWSRAAVHVVAEQCQRVAIPRRFTITMEEIWSLQPRFEQIQRKKVFRLLAHPRFRAAFDFLLLRAAESPAIGELGQWWAHAQQLPHETLAAALPLHHGAPAGDLDTARAGATRKRKRRRKPTAGKSGAG, encoded by the coding sequence TTGAATCCCAAATCCAGGAACCATCAGGCGCTGCACGTCATTACCCGCGAGCAGCACACAATTTCCCGCAAGAACATCAGCAAGGCGGCCTTGCGTGTGCTCTATCGCCTGAATGAGGCCGGCTATGACGCCTATCTTGTCGGTGGCGCTGTGCGCGATTTGCTGTTGGGTGGCCATCCCAAGGATTTCGATGTCGCCACCAACGCGACACCCGACGAAGTCAAAAAGCTGTTCCGCAATTGCCGCCTGATCGGTCGCCGCTTCCGCCTCGCCCACGTGGTGTACGGCAACGAGATCATCGAAGTGGCGACCTTCCGCGGCACCAGCGAGGAGCAGAGCGAAGGCGATCGCCACATCGTCGATGGCCGCATCGTGCGCGACAACGTCTGGGGCAGCATTGAAGAAGATGCGTTGCGCCGCGATTTCCGCGTCAACGCGATGTACTACGACATCAGCGATTTCTCGGTGCGCGACTACGTCGGAGGCATGCAGGATCTGCATGATCGCGTGTTGCGCCTGATCGGCGACCCGCAGACGCGTTATCACGAAGATCCCGTGCGGATGCTGCGCGCTGCGCGGTTGGCAGCAAAGCTCGATTTTCGCATCGATTCTTCTGCTTCTGCGCCGTTTGCCGAGTTGGGGCCGTTGCTTAGCGGCGTAGCTCCAGCGCGCCTGTTCGATGAATCGCTCAAGATGTTCTTGACCGGACATGGTTTGAAGAGCTTTCGCATGCTTGAACAGTGCGGCTTGCTCAAGTTCATGTTCCCGGCCACGGCACGTGCGCTCAAGCGTGGCGACAAGGCACTGCGTGCGCTGATCGAGCATGGCTTGGAAAATACGGACGCCCGTGTTGCCGAGGGCAAGTCGGTGACACCGGCGTTTCTGTTTGCCGTGCTGTTGTGGGGTGAAGTGCGCGATCTTGCGCATACCTGGACCACGCAGGGCAAGGATGACAATGATGCCTGGTCGCGTGCAGCCGTGCACGTTGTTGCCGAGCAGTGCCAGCGCGTTGCCATCCCGCGCCGTTTCACCATCACCATGGAAGAAATTTGGTCGCTACAGCCGCGCTTTGAACAGATCCAGCGCAAGAAGGTGTTCCGCTTGCTGGCACATCCGCGCTTCCGTGCTGCGTTTGATTTCCTGCTGTTGCGTGCCGCTGAATCGCCCGCCATCGGCGAGCTGGGGCAATGGTGGGCGCATGCCCAGCAGTTGCCACATGAAACGCTGGCGGCGGCTTTGCCGCTGCATCACGGCGCACCAGCAGGTGATCTCGATACGGCACGCGCCGGGGCGACACGCAAGCGCAAGCGTCGGCGCAAGCCGACCGCAGGCAAGTCCGGGGCCGGTTGA
- the folK gene encoding 2-amino-4-hydroxy-6-hydroxymethyldihydropteridine diphosphokinase, with protein sequence MMRAYVALGSNLGDSRKQLLDAINALADLPHTHLLARSHVYRTPPWGMHDQPDFLNAVVALETPLPPHELLDALLDIERAAGRERKERWGPRTLDLDLLHVAGKSVNDERLTLPHPHIAERAFVLLPLNELAPDLEIPGQGRVADLLRAVDTQGCELLA encoded by the coding sequence TTGATGCGCGCATACGTTGCGCTGGGCAGTAACCTCGGCGATTCGCGAAAACAGTTGCTCGATGCCATCAATGCCTTGGCGGATCTGCCGCACACGCACTTGCTGGCGCGGTCGCATGTCTACCGCACGCCGCCATGGGGCATGCACGATCAACCTGATTTCCTCAACGCTGTCGTCGCACTGGAAACGCCGTTGCCACCGCATGAGTTGCTTGATGCGCTGCTGGATATCGAGCGTGCCGCGGGCCGTGAGCGCAAAGAGCGCTGGGGTCCGCGCACCCTCGATCTCGATCTGCTGCATGTGGCCGGCAAAAGCGTCAACGACGAGCGTTTGACCTTGCCCCATCCGCACATCGCCGAGCGTGCATTCGTGTTGTTGCCTTTGAATGAACTCGCGCCTGATCTGGAAATTCCCGGGCAAGGGCGCGTCGCCGATCTGCTGCGAGCCGTTGATACGCAAGGCTGCGAGCTGCTTGCTTGA
- the panB gene encoding 3-methyl-2-oxobutanoate hydroxymethyltransferase produces MYVENSSAPARKPVTVPSLHAMKAEGRKIVMLTAYDASFAAQVEHAGVDIALVGDSLGMVVQGQRSTLPVTLDQMVYHTTMVARGLSATLLAADMPFMADRDVAHALEAGARLVGEAGAAMVKIEGASPHILESIHALTERAIPVCAHLGLTPQSVHKFGGYKVQGRALDDAERVLSEARAVQQAGASILVLEGVPTPLGERVTKALDIPVIGIGAGLHCDGQVLVIYDMLGITPGKRPKFSKDFLAGRGSVSEAIAAYVTDVRSGAFPAAEHGYN; encoded by the coding sequence GTGTACGTGGAAAACAGCAGCGCTCCTGCACGCAAGCCGGTCACCGTACCGAGCCTGCATGCGATGAAAGCGGAAGGGCGCAAGATCGTGATGCTTACGGCATACGACGCCAGTTTCGCCGCACAGGTCGAGCATGCCGGTGTCGACATCGCGCTGGTAGGCGATTCGCTGGGCATGGTGGTGCAAGGCCAGCGCAGTACCTTGCCGGTCACGCTGGATCAGATGGTCTATCACACAACCATGGTGGCGCGTGGCTTGTCGGCCACCTTGCTGGCGGCGGACATGCCGTTCATGGCCGATCGCGATGTTGCCCATGCACTGGAAGCCGGTGCCCGGCTGGTCGGCGAAGCCGGTGCGGCCATGGTCAAGATCGAAGGCGCTTCGCCACACATTCTTGAATCGATCCACGCACTGACCGAGCGCGCGATCCCGGTTTGTGCACACCTTGGCCTCACGCCGCAGTCCGTGCACAAGTTCGGTGGTTACAAAGTGCAGGGCAGGGCGCTGGATGATGCGGAGCGCGTGTTGAGCGAAGCGCGTGCCGTTCAGCAGGCGGGTGCCAGCATACTGGTGCTGGAAGGCGTCCCCACGCCGCTGGGCGAGCGCGTCACGAAGGCGCTCGATATCCCGGTGATCGGCATCGGTGCCGGCCTGCATTGCGATGGTCAGGTGCTGGTGATTTACGACATGTTGGGCATTACGCCCGGCAAGCGTCCGAAGTTCAGCAAGGATTTTCTTGCCGGCCGGGGTTCGGTGAGCGAAGCGATTGCCGCTTATGTCACCGATGTGCGAAGCGGAGCGTTTCCCGCCGCGGAACACGGATACAACTAA
- the panC gene encoding pantoate--beta-alanine ligase: MQTVQDAAGLRATIRGWRSQGQTVGFVPTMGNLHAGHHSLVKLARARADRVIASVFVNPTQFGPNEDFDRYPRTLAQDQAGLAEFGCDLLFAPDVATIYPFGAAGSVSLHVPEITDTLEGAHRPGHFDGVATVVCKLFNLVQPDIAIFGQKDFQQLKVIERMVRDLALPVKVMGAPTQRADDGLALSSRNQYLSSEERAESVQIYQTLQQMRDLIAKGHARKVVEQAAASKLERAGFVPDYVAIRRAEDLSEPADGEHDGLVALIAARLGATRLIDNLLFD; encoded by the coding sequence ATGCAAACGGTGCAAGACGCAGCAGGGCTGCGCGCCACGATCCGTGGCTGGCGCTCTCAGGGGCAGACGGTCGGCTTTGTGCCGACCATGGGCAACCTGCATGCGGGTCATCATTCGTTGGTCAAGCTCGCGCGGGCGCGGGCGGATCGCGTGATAGCAAGTGTTTTCGTCAACCCGACCCAGTTCGGCCCGAACGAGGATTTCGACCGCTACCCGCGCACGCTGGCTCAGGATCAGGCCGGCCTGGCTGAGTTCGGCTGCGATCTGCTATTCGCGCCGGATGTGGCGACCATCTATCCGTTTGGCGCGGCCGGCAGTGTCAGCCTGCACGTACCGGAGATCACCGACACCCTGGAAGGCGCCCATCGCCCAGGTCATTTCGATGGCGTCGCCACGGTGGTCTGCAAGCTGTTCAACCTGGTACAGCCGGATATCGCCATTTTCGGCCAGAAGGACTTCCAACAGCTGAAGGTGATCGAGCGCATGGTGCGCGATCTTGCCCTGCCGGTGAAGGTGATGGGTGCTCCTACCCAGCGGGCCGATGACGGTTTGGCTCTCAGTTCCCGCAATCAGTACCTGTCGTCGGAAGAACGGGCCGAATCGGTGCAGATCTATCAGACCCTGCAGCAGATGCGCGACCTGATCGCCAAGGGCCACGCCCGTAAGGTGGTGGAACAGGCGGCGGCATCCAAGCTGGAACGTGCCGGCTTCGTGCCGGATTATGTAGCGATCCGCCGCGCCGAGGACCTGTCCGAGCCGGCCGACGGCGAGCACGACGGGTTGGTCGCCTTGATCGCCGCCCGCCTGGGTGCCACCCGCCTGATCGACAACTTGTTGTTCGACTAA
- the panD gene encoding aspartate 1-decarboxylase, with the protein MQLNMLKAKIHRATVTHAELHYEGSIAIDGLLLDASGIREYEQIHAWNINNGKRFVTYALRAEEGSGIISVNGSAAHRAQPGDLIIIAAFVHLNEAELEKFQPTLVYVDKDNRISHTNRSIPKQMVAA; encoded by the coding sequence ATGCAACTCAACATGCTGAAGGCGAAGATCCACCGTGCAACCGTGACCCACGCGGAACTGCACTACGAAGGCTCCATCGCCATCGATGGCCTGCTGCTCGATGCGTCGGGCATTCGCGAATACGAACAGATCCACGCGTGGAACATCAACAACGGCAAGCGCTTTGTCACGTATGCGCTGCGCGCGGAAGAAGGCTCGGGCATCATCTCGGTGAACGGCAGCGCCGCGCATCGTGCACAACCGGGTGACCTGATCATCATCGCTGCGTTTGTGCATCTGAACGAAGCCGAGCTGGAGAAGTTCCAGCCGACGCTCGTGTACGTCGACAAAGACAATCGCATCAGCCACACCAATCGCTCGATTCCGAAGCAGATGGTTGCGGCGTAA
- the queG gene encoding tRNA epoxyqueuosine(34) reductase QueG: MSTVTPDYCTLASDIKRWSRELGFAEAGISGVSLEKDEQHLLSWLKDSYHGEMEYMERHGTRRSRPDELEPGTVRVISVRMDYMPPGTQHAWDVINDAEAGYVARYALGRDYHKLMRNRLQKLAERIRAAVGEFGYRAYVDSAPVLEKALARNAGLGWIGKHTVLINRQAGSYFFLGELYTNLPLPVDAPASAHCGTCRKCIDICPTQAIVAPYRLDARRCISYLTIELKGSIPEELRAPIGNRIFGCDDCQLICPWNKFAQDTAEPDFAPRHQLDGAKLVELFAWSEEEFLRRTEGMAIRRTGYEGWLRNIAVALGNAPPSAEVSAALLARAEHPSAMVREHVAWALARHRPHFPAE, encoded by the coding sequence ATGTCCACCGTCACGCCCGACTACTGCACACTCGCCAGCGATATCAAGCGCTGGTCACGTGAGCTTGGCTTCGCCGAGGCGGGCATCAGCGGCGTTTCGCTGGAAAAGGACGAGCAGCACCTGCTTAGCTGGCTGAAAGACAGCTACCACGGCGAGATGGAATACATGGAGCGCCACGGCACCCGTCGCAGCCGGCCAGACGAACTCGAGCCGGGTACGGTGCGTGTGATTTCGGTGCGCATGGACTATATGCCGCCCGGCACGCAGCACGCCTGGGACGTGATCAACGATGCCGAGGCCGGTTACGTGGCCCGTTATGCGCTTGGCCGTGATTACCACAAGCTGATGCGCAACCGTTTGCAGAAATTGGCCGAGCGCATCCGCGCCGCGGTTGGCGAGTTTGGTTATCGCGCCTATGTCGACTCGGCACCGGTGCTGGAAAAGGCACTCGCGCGCAATGCCGGACTTGGCTGGATCGGCAAGCATACGGTGCTGATCAATCGACAGGCCGGCTCATACTTCTTCCTGGGTGAGCTTTACACCAACCTGCCGTTGCCGGTTGACGCACCCGCGAGCGCGCATTGCGGTACCTGCCGCAAGTGCATCGATATCTGCCCGACCCAGGCCATCGTCGCGCCTTACCGGCTGGATGCACGTCGCTGTATCTCGTACCTCACGATCGAACTGAAAGGTTCGATTCCTGAAGAACTGCGCGCACCGATCGGCAACCGCATCTTCGGTTGCGATGATTGTCAGCTGATCTGCCCGTGGAACAAGTTTGCGCAAGACACCGCCGAACCGGATTTCGCACCACGTCATCAACTGGATGGCGCCAAGCTGGTAGAGCTGTTTGCCTGGAGCGAGGAAGAATTCCTTCGCCGCACCGAAGGCATGGCGATTCGCCGCACCGGCTATGAAGGCTGGCTACGCAATATTGCGGTGGCGCTGGGGAATGCGCCGCCGTCAGCAGAAGTGAGCGCGGCGCTGCTGGCGCGTGCGGAACATCCGTCGGCGATGGTGCGCGAACATGTCGCGTGGGCACTGGCTCGGCATCGCCCACACTTTCCTGCAGAATGA
- a CDS encoding NAD(P)H-hydrate dehydratase: MHSSPHHRDLYTVEQVRALDRRAIDDLGITGFELMNRAATAAFAALCRHWPEARRIVVFCGPGNNGGDGYLLASLAHGAGMAVEVIELSDAPRGDAALARDTWQRSEGTSRHWQHDAPLPQADVYVDALYGTGLNRAPEASAANLIQRINASAVPVLALDVPSGLNADTGECPGVAVRADLTVSFIAAKRGLYTGQAATKVGGLQIDTLGLPEILWQGMPTDATLLEAMHLPPRARDAHKGDCGHVLAVGGDRGTAGAIRLCGEAALRSGAGLVSIATRNENLIALNSARPELMAHGVHGPQELQPLLDRADVLAVGPGLGQGAWGHALWLTALDSGKPMVLDADGLNLLAREPHRFDGHVVLTPHPGEAARLLGTTIAQVQTDRFAAARALAQRYGAVAVLKGSGSLVAHPDGRLDVCIWGNPGMATGGMGDLLTGVIAALLAQGCSAWDAARMGVGLHARAGDLAAHHGERGLLASDLLEPLRALGNGFAHD, encoded by the coding sequence ATGCACTCCTCCCCGCATCATCGCGATCTCTATACCGTCGAACAGGTACGCGCCCTTGACCGGCGCGCCATCGATGATCTTGGCATCACTGGCTTCGAATTGATGAACCGGGCGGCTACCGCTGCCTTTGCAGCGCTGTGTCGCCATTGGCCGGAGGCGCGGCGCATCGTGGTGTTCTGCGGTCCGGGCAACAACGGTGGCGATGGCTATCTGCTGGCCAGCCTTGCTCATGGCGCAGGCATGGCGGTCGAAGTGATCGAGCTAAGTGATGCCCCGCGCGGTGATGCCGCTCTGGCGCGCGATACCTGGCAGCGCAGTGAAGGTACCTCTCGTCATTGGCAACACGATGCGCCCTTGCCGCAGGCTGATGTCTACGTGGATGCGCTGTATGGGACGGGTTTGAATCGCGCCCCCGAAGCATCAGCAGCAAATCTGATTCAGCGTATCAACGCATCGGCGGTGCCGGTGCTGGCGCTGGATGTCCCTTCCGGCTTGAATGCGGATACCGGCGAATGCCCGGGCGTCGCTGTACGCGCTGATCTGACTGTCAGCTTCATTGCAGCGAAGCGTGGCCTGTATACCGGTCAGGCTGCCACGAAGGTGGGCGGTTTGCAGATCGACACACTTGGGTTGCCGGAAATCCTCTGGCAAGGCATGCCTACCGACGCGACCTTGTTGGAAGCCATGCATTTGCCGCCACGCGCACGCGATGCTCACAAAGGTGACTGCGGGCATGTGCTGGCGGTCGGCGGCGATCGCGGCACTGCCGGTGCCATTCGCCTGTGTGGTGAGGCTGCACTGCGCAGTGGTGCAGGTCTGGTCAGCATCGCGACGCGCAACGAGAATCTCATTGCGTTGAACAGTGCGCGCCCGGAGCTGATGGCGCACGGCGTACACGGGCCGCAGGAATTGCAGCCATTGCTGGATCGCGCGGATGTGCTCGCAGTGGGGCCTGGCCTCGGGCAAGGCGCTTGGGGGCACGCCTTGTGGTTGACCGCACTGGATAGCGGCAAGCCGATGGTGCTGGACGCGGATGGGCTCAATTTGTTGGCGCGTGAGCCGCATCGTTTCGATGGCCACGTTGTCTTGACGCCCCATCCAGGCGAAGCGGCGCGTTTGCTTGGTACGACCATTGCGCAGGTGCAAACCGATCGATTCGCTGCGGCACGTGCGCTGGCGCAACGCTACGGTGCAGTGGCTGTGCTGAAAGGTTCGGGCAGTCTGGTCGCGCATCCAGATGGACGTCTGGACGTCTGTATCTGGGGCAACCCCGGCATGGCTACCGGCGGCATGGGTGACTTGCTTACGGGCGTGATTGCCGCTTTGCTCGCGCAGGGTTGTTCTGCGTGGGATGCTGCTCGCATGGGCGTTGGCTTGCACGCTCGCGCTGGTGACCTGGCGGCGCATCATGGCGAACGAGGATTGCTGGCCAGTGATCTGCTTGAACCGCTTCGCGCGCTCGGCAATGGGTTTGCGCATGACTGA
- the tsaE gene encoding tRNA (adenosine(37)-N6)-threonylcarbamoyltransferase complex ATPase subunit type 1 TsaE — protein MTEQQWALPDEAATHALGVRVAEALDGGLVVYLRGELGAGKTSFARALLTALGVGERIKSPTYSLVEGYQAMQRPAWHLDLYRIADPGELEWLGLDALSDPAAVVLVEWPERGQGALPAADLELNLGYDGLGRQARLQPKTPRGERLLARLR, from the coding sequence ATGACTGAGCAACAGTGGGCGTTGCCCGACGAAGCGGCGACGCATGCATTGGGTGTCCGGGTTGCCGAAGCATTGGACGGCGGACTGGTCGTCTACCTGCGTGGTGAACTGGGTGCTGGCAAGACCAGTTTCGCCCGCGCTTTGCTCACCGCATTGGGTGTGGGCGAGCGCATCAAGAGCCCCACCTACAGCCTGGTCGAGGGTTATCAGGCGATGCAGCGTCCCGCCTGGCACCTGGATCTCTACCGCATCGCCGATCCGGGTGAACTCGAATGGTTGGGGCTGGATGCCTTGTCTGATCCGGCTGCTGTCGTACTCGTGGAATGGCCGGAGCGGGGGCAGGGCGCATTGCCGGCCGCCGACCTGGAGCTGAACCTCGGCTATGACGGCCTGGGCCGCCAAGCGCGGCTGCAACCGAAGACGCCGCGTGGCGAACGATTGCTTGCCCGGCTGCGCTGA
- a CDS encoding N-acetylmuramoyl-L-alanine amidase translates to MTATALLTAGPAIAVHASDVKNARVWAGPEYTRVVFDLSGPAKYKLSQQGDQIVLELSDSRSAGRLTPSAQGLFKGLDSSSQNGSLRLTASVAPNSQPKSFVLGPSGTAGYRLVLDLYPGADGNAAPAKAVAAPSIPPMKVAAASQPAPASSGADDAADAAAPAAAPDPVVINASSKLTSRKGVTTRQAAVLLNSQRQVIVAVDAGHGGKDQGAHGPDGLLEKDVTLAVARALAAQINRQPGMKAILTRDGDYFIPLQRRYEIARQNQADLFVAIHADSYPGSDARGSSVWVLSSRGKSSVAAQMLADRENSSDLIGGVSLASENDSLASVLLDMQQGWAVQASETVAQNVLNALSALGPTHRGYVEHANFVVLRSPDVPSILVETAFISNPVEERKLGDPGHQQQLASAIMDGVKGYFTSNPPPGTWFAMEAARSKGVNLGGSEVASAGKSEDKLASASTPADSDVRDMHRVANGETLRSIAKQYGVSVDSLKSINGINSNSVRVGTMLEIPDS, encoded by the coding sequence ATGACCGCCACCGCGCTCTTGACCGCGGGGCCGGCGATTGCTGTCCACGCCTCGGACGTGAAGAACGCTCGCGTCTGGGCAGGGCCCGAATACACCCGGGTGGTCTTCGATCTTTCCGGGCCGGCCAAGTACAAGCTCAGTCAGCAAGGCGATCAGATCGTGCTGGAACTGAGCGACAGCCGCTCTGCCGGACGTCTCACGCCATCCGCCCAAGGCCTCTTCAAGGGTTTGGACAGCAGCAGTCAAAACGGTTCGTTGCGCCTGACCGCCTCCGTTGCGCCCAATAGCCAGCCCAAGAGCTTCGTGCTTGGTCCTTCGGGGACGGCGGGCTATCGCCTGGTGCTGGATCTCTATCCGGGCGCCGATGGCAACGCAGCACCGGCCAAGGCGGTTGCCGCGCCCAGCATTCCTCCGATGAAGGTGGCGGCTGCCAGCCAGCCTGCGCCGGCTTCGTCCGGGGCCGATGATGCTGCCGATGCGGCGGCGCCAGCTGCTGCGCCGGATCCGGTGGTCATCAACGCCAGCAGCAAGCTGACCAGCCGCAAGGGTGTGACCACGCGGCAGGCTGCGGTGTTGCTCAACAGTCAGCGCCAAGTGATTGTGGCGGTCGACGCCGGTCACGGCGGCAAGGACCAGGGTGCACACGGCCCTGATGGGCTACTGGAAAAGGACGTAACCCTCGCCGTGGCGCGCGCGCTGGCTGCCCAGATCAATCGCCAGCCCGGCATGAAGGCCATCCTCACCCGCGACGGCGACTACTTCATTCCGCTCCAGCGGCGCTATGAAATCGCACGCCAGAACCAGGCTGACCTGTTCGTGGCGATCCATGCCGACTCCTATCCTGGCAGCGACGCCCGCGGCTCGTCCGTGTGGGTGCTGTCCTCGCGCGGCAAGAGCTCGGTGGCGGCGCAGATGCTGGCCGATCGTGAAAACAGTTCCGACCTGATCGGCGGCGTATCGCTGGCGTCAGAGAACGACAGTCTGGCTTCCGTGCTGCTCGATATGCAGCAGGGCTGGGCGGTGCAGGCGAGCGAAACGGTTGCCCAGAACGTGCTGAACGCGCTGTCGGCGCTGGGTCCTACGCATCGCGGCTATGTCGAGCACGCCAACTTCGTCGTGCTGCGTTCGCCGGACGTGCCATCGATCCTGGTCGAGACAGCCTTCATCAGCAATCCGGTCGAGGAGCGTAAGCTGGGCGATCCCGGCCATCAGCAGCAGCTTGCTTCCGCCATCATGGATGGCGTGAAGGGCTATTTCACGAGCAATCCACCGCCGGGCACGTGGTTTGCGATGGAGGCGGCACGCAGCAAGGGTGTCAACCTGGGTGGCAGTGAGGTTGCGAGCGCTGGCAAGTCGGAAGACAAGCTGGCCAGTGCCTCCACACCGGCAGACAGCGACGTACGTGACATGCACCGCGTCGCCAACGGCGAGACTCTGCGCAGCATTGCCAAGCAGTACGGCGTGAGCGTGGATTCGCTCAAGAGTATCAATGGCATCAACAGCAACAGCGTGCGTGTCGGCACCATGCTGGAGATTCCGGATAGTTGA